One part of the Melospiza melodia melodia isolate bMelMel2 chromosome 3, bMelMel2.pri, whole genome shotgun sequence genome encodes these proteins:
- the PRSS35 gene encoding inactive serine protease 35, with translation MEHMLLLLIIFIPILGLSNGTETEQDFTWHLKKIPQIVRERTFSLDSPKFEAKTKLELNSVCGIECQRKLPVPSLSDLKSLLSYETVFENGTRTLTEVSVLGAVPDPAANTTTRRPLRRKRQIYGTDSRFSIYDKRFMTNFPFNTAVKISTGCSGILVSPKHVLTAAHCLHNGKDYVKGSKRLRVGLMKTKSRGNGRKRKGAKRSRREISAAKEDPRAATEPRRPSKGDERKQRGSGRKQGTSDGMPSFQWTRVKSTHIPKGWFKGVSGDIALDYDYAVLELKRPHKRKYMELGISPTIKMMPGSMIHFSGFDNDRSGQLVYRFCSISDESNDLFYQYCDAEPGSTGSGIYLRLKEPNKKKWKRKIIAVYSGHQWVDINGEQQDYNVAVRITPLKYAQICFWIHGNDENCTQG, from the coding sequence atggagcACATGTTACTGCTACTCATAATTTTCATACCTATATTGGGTCTCAGTAATGGAACAGAAACTGAACAAGATTTTACTTGGCACTTAAAGAAGATTCCCCAGATTGTGAGAGAAAGAACTTTCTCCCTTGACAGCCCTAAATTTGAAGCAAAAACCAAATTAGAGCTGAACAGTGTATGTGGAATTGAATGTCAAAGGAAACTGCCAGTGCCAAGCTTGTCTGACTTGAAGAGCCTCTTATCCTATGAGACTGTTTTTGAGAACGGCACACGGACCCTGACTGAAGTGAGTGTCCTCGGAGCAGTGCCTGACCCAGCTGCAAACACAACCACACGAAGGCCTTTGAGGAGGAAGAGGCAGATATATGGGACAGACAGTAGGTTCAGCATCTATGACAAGAGGTTTATGACCAACTTTCCGTTCAACACAGCTGTGAAGATCTCCACGGGCTGCAGTGGCATTCTCGTTTCCCCCAAGCACGTGCTCACAGCAGCCCACTGCCTGCACAATGGCAAGGATTATGTCAAGGGCAGCAAAAGACTGAGGGTGGGCCTGATGAAGACAAAATCCAGAGGCAACGGCAGGAAACGCAAAGGCGCTAAAAGAAGTAGGAGAGAAATTTCGGCGGCCAAAGAGGATCCCAGAGCCGCCACAGAACCAAGGCGACCATCCAAAGGCGATGAGAGAAAGCAGAGGGGATCTGGGAGGAAGCAAGGGACCTCAGATGGCATGCCCTCCTTCCAGTGGACCCGGGTGAAGAGCACACATATCCCGAAAGGCTGGTTTAAGGGTGTCTCTGGGGATATTGCCCTGGATTATGATTATGCTGTTCTTGAGCTCAAGCGTCCCCACAAAAGGAAGTACATGGAGCTGGGAATCAGCCCAACAATCAAAATGATGCCTGGGAGCATGATCCACTTCTCAGGTTTTGACAATGACCGGTCTGGGCAGCTGGTCTATAGATTTTGTAGCATTTCTGATGAGTCCAATGATCTGTTTTACCAGTACTGTGATGCTGAGCCTGGCTCCACAGGATCTGGCATCTATCTCCGTCTGAAGGAGCCAAACAAAAAGAAGTGGAAACGCAAGATCATCGCTGTTTACTCAGGCCACCAGTGGGTGGACATCAATGGTGAACAGCAGGATTACAATGTAGCAGTACGAATTACTCCTCTCAAATATGCCCAGATTTGCTTCTGGATACATGGGAATGATGAGAATTGCACGCAAGGCTGA